The following nucleotide sequence is from SAR324 cluster bacterium.
CGTGTTTAAAACGAGTTCTTTTTCGCTTGCGCCGGGCATTTGCTGTGCGAGTTCCCGATAACGGACCATCAGATGGATGGTCAGTGACATCGTGATGATGAGCTGAATGGAAATGAAGTTGGATGAAATCACAGTGACTTCCCACCCGAAAATTCCCAGAAAACCACTTGTGGCAATCACGGAAAGCGCGCAACACAGCAACGGAATAATAATCCAGCGAATCTGCCTGAAAATAACCCACATGGTCACAATCAAAAAGAGCAGCACACCTAACCCGAAAACTTTGAGATCATCTTTCACAAACGTGATCAAATCATCAGCAATCATGCTGACTCCTCCCAGAAACAGATCGGCATTATCCTTGTATTTTTCAATGATGGCACGTACCTGAGCCACATTTTCATGTTCAATCACGCGCATCCGGTTGCGGTGTTCCTTGAAGTCCTTCTGAATATTCTGGAGTTCCGTCTGTTCCTCAGCATTGATGTTCCCATCCATTTCTTTTTGACGGAGTTCATAACGGCGGTTGACCAGGTTTCTCCAGATAGGATCATCTTTCAGATTCACCTGAAGAGCCGTTGTTTTAAAGTCGGCACTGACCAGATTTTCGCTGTAGATCGGACTTTTTAGAAATTCGGCTCTGGCGAGTTCCCTGTCAATCCATGGCGTTTCGAGAGTCGGAACCTCCTTCAGAAGTTCATTGAGGGGTTTCGGCGGACTTTCGAGTAAGGGAACATTGAGAATGGAATAAACAGACTCTACCCTGTCGAGACTGAGGAGTTCCTGTTGAAGTCGTTTGAGGTGATCGAGACTTTTATCCGTCAGCAGGTCTTCTTTGGAGGAATAGGTAACGATCAGAAAATCAGGATTATCATAGCGTGAATTGACCTGACGGGTATAACGCAAGTCCTTATCATCTTCCAGCATGAGTGTTTCAGCGGACGCATCCACATCCAGCTTTTTGGCCTCATAGCCAAGAAACCCGATCAGAACCAGCACAAGGATCAGAAAAACCACCGGATATTCAAGAATGTAACGATCATAAATTTTTTTTATCATAGGGCCTCTGTTGTGGCAATGATTGTGTAGGAGGCAAACACTGTCCGCCTCCTACAAAAATCGCACGAAGTGCGTTGAGTTCATTTTCCTTCTTCAGGGACTGCCAGATCCGCGGATGTTTTCATCCGGCCAATCAGATCATCCATAGTTTCCTGTTTCAGGACACCTTCGAACTGACTTCGATAGGTCTGGACAATACTGACACCCATCACCTCAACATCATAAATCTGCCAGGATTTATCCGTTTCAAAAAATTTGTAAATCATTTCTTTCTTATCATCTTTAGAGACCAGCAGAGTTTTGACTTCAATCCTGTTTTTTTTCACTTGATTGGCGTTTTCCACCACCACGTCTTCATCGGTGTACAGGTCCAGTTTTTCCAGATAGGAATCCTGCAGACGTTTGACAAACAGATTGGTGAATTCCTGCCGTTGTGTTTCGCTCAAACCACTCCAGTGTTTTTTGCCAAGACTGAGCATGGCCATGGTCTGAAAATCAAAAATAGTATCAATGGTTCCAAGAATTTTCTGGTTCCTGTCCGCTTTAGTGAGGGTTTTGTCTCGAAGAAAACCAATCACCATATTGATTTTTTCACGGGTAACGTTGGTCACGGCATCTGCCTCATCGGCATAAACCATTGGACTACA
It contains:
- a CDS encoding ABC transporter substrate-binding protein — translated: MSMKVKMILSMLMLLLCSPMVYADEADAVTNVTREKINMVIGFLRDKTLTKADRNQKILGTIDTIFDFQTMAMLSLGKKHWSGLSETQRQEFTNLFVKRLQDSYLEKLDLYTDEDVVVENANQVKKNRIEVKTLLVSKDDKKEMIYKFFETDKSWQIYDVEVMGVSIVQTYRSQFEGVLKQETMDDLIGRMKTSADLAVPEEGK